One segment of Manduca sexta isolate Smith_Timp_Sample1 chromosome 27, JHU_Msex_v1.0, whole genome shotgun sequence DNA contains the following:
- the LOC115442882 gene encoding keratin, type I cytoskeletal 10 produces MRAFVVLACVALAYGRPEPPVGYSYSAPSSKFSGGSISGGHRAVSIGGHSSGSIGGISGGGLSLGGGHSSGGLSLGGGHSAGGISLGSGSFGSSGLSFGGDAGSGFGGGIGSGIGGGIGGGIGGGFSGAPLVQKHIYVHVPPPEPVEQRIPNIPAVAPPQKHYKIIFIKAPTPPTPTAPIIPVQPQNEEKTLVYVLVKKPEEQPDIIIPTPAPTQPSKPEVYFIKYQTQKEGGAIGGGLGGADLGAGALSGGSLGGGAIGGGAIGGGSISGGDLGAIALGGGSASGAGGHGGAEIIGDFGASGGDESGAEGGHGGATSTQYGPPGHVAGPLH; encoded by the exons ATGCGCGCATTCGTG gTACTCGCCTGTGTGGCGCTGGCCTATGGCCGCCCCGAGCCTCCAGTCGGCTACAGCTACTCCGCCCCTAGCTCCAAATTCTCAGGTGGGTCCATCAGCGGCGGCCACAGGGCCGTATCCATCGGAGGACATTCCAGTGGATCTATTGGAGGAATCTCCGGCGGTGGACTATCCCTGGGTGGTGGTCACTCATCTGGCGGACTCTCTCTCGGAGGTGGTCACTCCGCTGGTGGAATTTCTCTCGGATCCGGTAGCTTCGGCAGCAGCGGACTGAGCTTCGGAGGTGACGCTGGATCTGGATTCGGTGGTGGAATCGGAAGTGGAATCGGAGGTGGAATCGGCGGTGGTATCGGCGGTGGATTCTCTGGTGCTCCTCTTGTGCAGAAACATATCTACGTCCACGTTCCCCCTCCAGAGCCCGTCGAACAGAGAATCCCCAACATCCCTGCTGTAGCTCCTCCCCAGAAGCACTACAAGATTATCTTCATCAAGGCCCCGACTCCCCCTACCCCCACCGCGCCCATCATCCCCGTGCAGCCCCAGAACGAAGAGAAGACCCTTGTCTACGTGTTGGTCAAGAAACCCGAGGAACAACCCGACATCATTATTCCTACCCCAGCGCCCACCCAGCCCTCCAAACCCGAAGTATACTTCATCAAATACCAGACCCAGAAGGAAGGTGGCGCTATCGGAGGCGGACTTGGCGGTGCTGATCTTGGTGCTGGTGCCCTCAGCGGCGGTTCTCTCGGTGGCGGCGCAATCGGCGGTGGTGCTATTGGCGGCGGATCTATCAGCGGTGGTGACCTCGGTGCTATCGCTCTCGGCGGAGGCTCTGCGAGCGGCGCTGGCGGTCATGGCGGAGCTGAAATCATCGGCGACTTCGGTGCCAGCGGCGGAGACGAGAGCGGAGCGGAAGGTGGT